Below is a window of Procambarus clarkii isolate CNS0578487 chromosome 43, FALCON_Pclarkii_2.0, whole genome shotgun sequence DNA.
GCATGGTGTATAATATGCATTGCTATGTATCATATAATTCACCATATATGGTGTATTACACGTTGTTTTACaccatatataatatacattgtTATGTTATACATATAGTCGTGTGACGGCAGTACAAATATGTGCTATTGCGTTACAGAGATGTACTGCAGCGGTACAGAGATGTATTACAGCGGCACGAAAATGTACTATAGTGGTACAGAGATGTACAATAGTTGtaaagagatatagagagatgtaCTAAAATTGTGCAGAGATATATATACTACAGTTGTATTAATACAGGATGCATTGCAGTGGTACAGAGACGGATGTACTACAGCTGTAtttatttgaaattaaaatcataATTACTCAAATAACTGATAATAATATATGCAAATTCCCCTAAAAATAGAGAGATACAGTTATAATCAGTCCTAATTTTTATGGTCGAATTCCCACCCGGGTTTTCCTTATGCGTAAGTCCCACCACAACAGTTTGATTAACCTCATTAAAATAAATGAGACAATAACACATGCCAGAGTGTGACATCTTTCCCACTGTGCTTCGTCAACACCCGCAAGTGTTGCCTCGTTGCTGGAAGTCAACCTCACCTCTGCAGGTGTTTGTTGTGTTGCGCGTTCATTGTAACACCTGTCAACACTCCGACATGAGAAGGTCTTAATAAAGTCCATAAATGTGAGTCCGAGATACCCGAAATGTGATAAAAGTCCGTGAGCGCCACGTTGAGACGTAGATCTCAAGCTTAGAGTTATCTTAAGTTCTTCTCGGTAACTCGTGGCATCTCAGGGTGTTCTTGGCTTTATATTGACATGTTACCAAGCAacagacccacacacactggTGCTCCTCCAGCCAAGAACTCACATCTCGACGCACAGTAGTGAAGCAAGAGTCACCATGATGTCTGTCCGACACGTCGTGGTTGTGTGGTGTCTGGCGTGGGCCGCAGCCTCCGCTTCAGATGAAGCAATTGTTGACGAAATTCGGTCATCGTTGGTGGTGTCGCAGTTGGTCTTGTCCCACCAATCAGAGGCGCTGCAGCTGCTGGTTAATGCCACGGAAACAGTGCTCCGCCTCTTAATGAAAGGTTTGGTTAAACTTAAGGTATTGTGTACAACTTCTTAACCTTTGTAAATGCAGGAATTTGGGCACATAAGTATTTAACATGCGGGACCAATTACTATACCCCTAACACGAGTTATTAGTAGTGAGATTAATGTCTCATTAGTCGTTAAATTGGTATTTTTTTCCTTATGACATTCTTCAGTTGATGTTTAGTGACTTTATGAATTTAAATAGTGATCGTGAGCCTAATTTACTACCAGTAACCTTGGAAGAGTAAACAATTGTcttgcgatgagtcacaataacgtggctaaagtatgttgaccagaccaagtcgattgagaatcgacttgagaatggtccaggacggaccgaaacgtcgtcgtcccttcaccttctagtgtgtggtctggtcaacaattgtCTTGCCACGACCTCataaacaagttttaacacgACCTCGCAAACAACTATCTAAACACGACCACACAAACCACTCTTAACATACCTCATAGGAATCCAAAATATATACAATCCAATAAGATACCTCCGATACCAATCTGTGATTTTCTCCTGTGCACCAATACTTTGCGATTTTTCCCCATTTTATTGTCAATTTTTTTAGTTCTGAGCGCCTCAAGAGAGTACTTTTAGACAACTGCACATTTTAGAGATTTGATTGTGAAATTTGATCCACTTTGTCATCCTATTGGAATTGTTCCAATAGTGACCTGTTTTATTGAGAGCAGTCGTTGCTCCTCTGCAGTTGATTTGTATCTTTATCTTCATGTTAAATAAGACCCATTCTAGCTAGTTACATGGTCAGGTCTTCAGATTCTCCCTGACTGCAATGCATCTACAACAAAATATTTTAGTTACCGAATCCAATATGTTGTAATAATTGGTTATCTCTTcacaagattgattgactgatagaGATTAAGCTCCCCAACAGAtgatggcatgggcatgaatagcccgtaacattCAGAATAACGTTATTTTAGATTCAGATACTCGGAACaaattgttccaagtagcacgggctatggtgagcccatagtggacttgtgGACAAAGATAAttgattgataaaaattaaaCCACCCAAGATTGGCACGGccgtgaatagcccgtaatgtggaCGAAGAATAGGCTTTCGtatttaaattaaatattaaataattctaCACAATTTGAAATAATCTATATTCAAAATAAATTatatttcatgacatttatgtttTATTGCTTAGATTATAAGCAAttttctttttcatttttttgTTTCAGTTTTTGTTAAAAATATTTTTGGGGGATAAATTGTGAAAATATAAATTGTAAGTCACACGTTTATATTTGCAGAGAGGTCTTGTCCTTTCCCTTATACGAGAGTGCTGGACGAGTGCTTCTACCTCAGCACGCTAATGTTGAGCCACAGTGATGCTCGTACACACTGTCAGGGGATGGGGGGCGACCTGGCCACCCCCAGCCACCCCTACGCCCTGGCCTCGTATCTGTACGACAGAGGAAGTAAGTGGTTATGAGCTCTTAACTACATCCTTCATTgtatttggtatatatatatatatatatatatatatagagagagagagagagagagagagagagagagagagagagagagagagagagagagagagagagagagagagagagagagagagagagagagagaattaagccacccaaaaggtggcttgggcatgaatagcccataagtggtggcccttttgagccatttccagtatcagtagatgatactggagatctgtggaggtgcgactgcaccctgcgtgacgggagatgtctcccgtgatatatatatatatatatatatatatatatatatatatatatatatatatatatatatatatatatatatatatatatatatattcgattttttatacctgcatttgggtgaggtgatatgttacaacagttttggatgaggtgaaaacaaactttcaacacaagagagaacacgaaacaatgggggtataatattttgtaagttaaagggaagaatggaagtaactgcaaaaggccaattggcccatatttcttgatgcttctatattggtgcggcgtctatattctacccacttcaagtctatattctacccacttcacgtctatattctacccacttcacgtctatattctacccacttcaagtctatattctacccacttcacgtctatattctacccacttcacgtcgatattctac
It encodes the following:
- the LOC123752096 gene encoding low affinity immunoglobulin epsilon Fc receptor-like; translation: MMSVRHVVVVWCLAWAAASASDEAIVDEIRSSLVVSQLVLSHQSEALQLLVNATETVLRLLMKERSCPFPYTRVLDECFYLSTLMLSHSDARTHCQGMGGDLATPSHPYALASYLYDRGSITPSVGGSKTPNNEWRWFDGRPVDRSLWAPYQPSKINNRLEPEDCLAMWTDKHPPLNDYACVGTNTFVCQLKQ